The following are encoded together in the Brassica napus cultivar Da-Ae chromosome A9, Da-Ae, whole genome shotgun sequence genome:
- the LOC106363188 gene encoding glutathione S-transferase T3-like, which translates to MDTTSGFVNLLNNQSVVDLESPEVDTTPSSDQSAVKERRKWTMKDDKILIGAWLNTSKDPVVSNEQKGGAFWKRIQDYYNSSPQLVGTIPRELGQCKQRWARINDLVCKFVGSYEAALREQRSGQNDDDVMKAALDIFYNDYSIKFNLEHAWRELRHDRKWCSTNLSKDTVKEKRKQTVEVDGEDDVGVAERRPMGVKASKAACKKKKSGREEELEKIQGILDTKHKISKEKVLARLLAKNDPLSEMETSLKLKLMSEMF; encoded by the coding sequence ATGGATACCACCTCTGGTTTTGTTAATCTACTCAATAACCAATCGGTTGTTGACCTTGAGTCACCCGAAGTGGATACCACCCCTAGTTCTGATCAGTCTGCGGTGAAGGAGAGGAGGAAGTGGACTATGAAGGATGATAAAATCCTGATAGGAGCATGGCTTAACACAAGTAAAGACCCGGTGGTGAGCAACGAGCAAAAAGGTGGTGCTTTCTGGAAGAGGATCCAAGACTACTACAACTCAAGCCCACAGCTCGTTGGGACAATACCTAGAGAGCTTGGTCAGTGCAAGCAGAGGTGGGCTAGAATCAACGATCTTGTCTGCAAGTTTGTTGGAAGTTATGAAGCGGCTTTGAGGGAGCAGCGTAGTGGTCAAAACgatgatgatgtgatgaaagcAGCCCTTGATATCTTCTATAATGACTACTCCATCAAGTTCAACTTGGAACATGCGTGGAGGGAGTTGAGACATGACAGGAAATGGTGCTCCACCAATCTCTCTAAGGACACTGTGAAGGAAAAGAGGAAACAAACGGTGGAGGTTGATGGAGAAGACGATGTGGGAGTAGCCGAGCGTAGACCTATGGGTGTGAAGGCTAGTAAAGCGGcctgtaagaagaagaagagtggtagagaagaggagttggAAAAGATACAGGGAATTTTGGACACGAAACACAAAATATCTAAAGAGAAAGTTCTTGCGCGTTTACTAGCCAAAAATGATCCTCTCTCTGAGATGGAAACTTCTTTAAAACTGAAATTGATGTCTGAGATGTTCTGA
- the LOC106363189 gene encoding putative nuclease HARBI1 has protein sequence MSSSSSDGVEERLDEIIDEIIDESYNNIVESQPKKQRKRAYIERNRELGHNRFWNDYFSEDATFPTHVFRRRFRMNKDLFLRIVYRLAESVPFFQQRRDATGRLGLSPLQKCTAAIRLLAYGNAADAVDEYLRIGESTAISCLEHFNEGIIGLFGEEYLRRPTPEDLQRLLYIGEIRGFPGMVGSIDCMHWRWKNCPTAWKGQYTRGSTKPSIVLEAVASQDLWIWHAFFGLPGTLNDINVLDRSPVFDDIIQGRAPRVEYMVNGHMYNLAYYLTDGIYPNWSTFIQSISIPQGEKAELFAKHQESTRKDVERAFGVLQSRFVIVKNPALSWDQDKIGKTMRACIILHNMIVENERVGYNTQYDTTEFEEGDVPSSSRVHKPRDTDLPPSVTEIRANRVRVREQETHYQLKNDLIENIWNKFGDEN, from the coding sequence ATGTCCTCATCGTCATCTGATGGAGTGGAAGAAAGATTGGACGAAATTATTGACGAAATCATTGACGAAAGTTACAACAACATTGTGGAATCTCAACCCAAAAAGCAGAGGAAACGCGCTTATATAGAACGAAACCGGGAATTAGGACACAACCGATtctggaatgattatttcagcgAAGATGCAACATTTCCGACACATGTATTCAGACGCCGTTTCCGTATGAACAAAGACTTATTCTTGCGTATTGTCTATCGCCTCGCAGAAAGCGTTCCATTCTTTCAACAGAGACGAGATGCAACGGGGAGGCTGGGTCTCTCTCCACTACAGAAATGTACGGCGGCGATTCGTCTCCTTGCTTATGGTAATGCAGCAGACGCGGTTGATGAATATCTCAGAATTGGTGAAAGCACAGCAATTTCCTGTTTAGAGCATTTTAATGAAGGAATTATCGGGTTATTTGGTGAAGAGTATCTACGAAGACCGACACcagaggatcttcaacgactactctATATTGGAGAGATACGCGGTTTTCCGGGGATGGtaggaagcatcgactgtatgcattggaggtggaaaaattgcccaaccgcttggaaaggacagtACACCCGGGGATCAACAAAACCGTCAATTGTCTTAGAGGCAgtagcttcacaagatctttggatatggcatgctTTCTTCGGTcttccaggtaccttaaacgatattaatgtcCTAGATCGgtctcctgtttttgatgacattattcAAGGTCGAGCTCCGAGGGTAGAGTACATGGTCAACGGACACATGTATAATTTGGCGTACTACCTAACAGACGGTATTTATCCAAactggtcaacatttatccaatctatctcaATCCCTCAAGGAGAAAAAGCAGAGTTATTTGCTAAACATCAAGAATCAACCCGAAAAGATGTggaacgggcttttggagtttTGCAATCTCGCTTTGTAATTGTGAAAAATCCGGCTCTTTCATGGGACCAGGATAAGATTGGGAAGACTATGAGggcatgtatcatactacatAATATGATAGTCGAAAATGAAAGAGTTGGATACAACACTCAGTACGATACAACGGAATTTGAAGAAGGAGATGTACCTAGCAGTTCACGGGTGCATAAGCCTCGTGATACAGACCTCCCTCCAAGCGTCACTGAAATTCGTGCCAATCGGGTTCGGGTCCGAGAGCAAGAAACACATTACCAATTGAAGAATGATTTGatcgaaaatatttggaacaaatttggtGATGAAAACTAA
- the LOC106367253 gene encoding serine/threonine-protein kinase tricornered isoform X1, whose protein sequence is MATESTRSWFQIRQQRPSPAKKGQEGNVKNSGRPPMNDAPSNATKQKVAAAKQYIENHYKNQKKSLQERKERLSILEQNLAEADVPVEDKMDILKNFEKKEIEYRRLQRHKIGVDDFDLLSIIGRGAFGEVRICREKSTGNVYAMKKLKKSEMLRRGQVEHVKAERNVLAEVDSPFIVKLCYSFQDDEHLYLIMEYLPGGDMMTLLMRKDILREDETRFYVAQTILAIESIHKHNYVHRDIKPDNLLITRNGHIKLSDFGLSKSLESKNFPDFKAELVERNTRPAAENDRLSKPPSTPKRTQQEQLLHWQQNRRTLAFSTVGTPDYIAPEVLLKKGYGMECDWWSLGAIMFEMLVGFPPFYSEEPLATCRKIVNWKTCLKFPDEAKLSVEVKDLIRRLLCNVEQRLGTKGVHEIKAHPWFKGIEWERLYESNAPYIPKVKHELDTQNFEKFDEQVPSTCQTSAKSGPWRKMISSKDVNFVGYTFKNLEIVDEHHIPGMAELKRKSKTPRKPSLKTLFETPYPPPEKQALQDLLDSPIYSDGGSTGSSGSPFSHPNQSHNVSRR, encoded by the exons ATGGCGACGGAGTCTACAAGGAGCTGGTTCCAGATACGGCAGCAGAGACCAAGCCCTGCCAAAAAGGGACAAGAGGGAAATGTGAAGAATAGTGGCAGGCCCCCTATGAATGATGCACCTTCAAACGCTACAAAACAGAAAGTTGCTGCGGCAAAGCAGTATATTGAGAATCATTATAAAAATCAGAAGAAGAGTCTGCAGGAAAGAAAAGAGCG TCTGAGCATCTTGGAACAAAACCTAGCGGAGGCTGATGTTCCTGTTGAAGACAAGATGGATATTTTGAAGAACTTTGAGAAAAAGGAAATAGAGTATAGGCGTCTGCAAAGACATAAGATAGGGGTTGATGACTTTGACCTTCTCAGCATCATTGGCCGGGGTGCTTTCGGAGAG GTGAGGATTTGTAGAGAGAAATCTACGGGCAACGTATATGCAATGAAAAAGCTAAAGAAATCTGAGATGCTTCGAAGAGGCCAG GTGGAACATGTTAAAGCTGAAAGAAATGTGCTTGCAGAAGTCGATAGTCCTTTCATCGTCAAGCTTTGCTACTCCTTCCAAGATGACGAACATCTGTATCTTATTATGGAATACCTCCCTGGAGGTGATATGATGACACTGCTGATGCGAAAGGATATCTTAAGGGAAGATGAAACTCGGTTTTATGTTGCACAGACAATCCTGGCTATTGAGTCCATCCATAAGCATAATTATGTTCACAG GGATATAAAGCCTGATAATTTATTGATAACTCGTAATGGCCATATCAAGCTCTCGGACTTTGGATTGAGCAAGTCTTTGGAAAGCAAAAATTTCCCAGATTTTAAGGCGGAGCTTGTTGAGAGGAATACAAGGCCTGCAGCAGAAAATGATAGACTCTCCAAGCCTCCTTCTACACCTAAGCGAACTCAGCAAGAACAGCTTTTACATTGGCAACAAAACAGAAGGACCCTG GCTTTTTCTACAGTAGGCACTCCCGATTACATTGCCCCTGAGGTGCTGCTGAAGAAAGGATATGGAATGGAGTGTGATTG GTGGTCTCTTGGAGCAATCATGTTCGAGATGCTCGTGGGATTTCCTCCATTCTATTCCGAAGAGCCGTTGGCAACATGTAGAAAG ATTGTAAACTGGAAAACCTGCTTGAAATTCCCTGATGAAGCTAAGCTCTCTGTCGAGGTAAAAGATCTCATCCGAAGACTCCTCTGCAATGTCGAACAGAGGCTCGGAACCAAAGGAGTTCATGAAATCAAA GCTCACCCTTGGTTTAAAGGAATTGAATGGGAAAGATTATACGAGTCAAATGCCCCGTATATACCGAAAGTGAAACATGAACTTGATACCCAAAACTTTGAAAAGTTTGATGAG cAGGTACCCTCTACTTGCCAAACCTCTGCAAAGTCTGGCCCTTGGagaaag atgatatcATCTAAAGATGTAAATTTCGTTGGTTATACATTCAAGAACCTTGAGATTGTTGATGAACACCATATCCCTGGCATGG CGGAACTGAAACGGAAGAGTAAGACACCAAGGAAACCATCTCTCAAGACACTGTttg AAACACCGTACCCTCCTCCTGAGAAACAAGCTTTACAGGATTTGCTAGATTCACCTATTTACTCTGATGGGGGATCTACAGGCTCATCTGGATCACCATTTTCACATCCCAATCAGTCTCACAATGTTTCCCGGAGATGA
- the LOC106367253 gene encoding serine/threonine-protein kinase tricornered isoform X2, with translation MATESTRSWFQIRQQRPSPAKKGQEGNVKNSGRPPMNDAPSNATKQKVAAAKQYIENHYKNQKKSLQERKERLSILEQNLAEADVPVEDKMDILKNFEKKEIEYRRLQRHKIGVDDFDLLSIIGRGAFGEVRICREKSTGNVYAMKKLKKSEMLRRGQVEHVKAERNVLAEVDSPFIVKLCYSFQDDEHLYLIMEYLPGGDMMTLLMRKDILREDETRFYVAQTILAIESIHKHNYVHRDIKPDNLLITRNGHIKLSDFGLSKSLESKNFPDFKAELVERNTRPAAENDRLSKPPSTPKRTQQEQLLHWQQNRRTLAFSTVGTPDYIAPEVLLKKGYGMECDWWSLGAIMFEMLVGFPPFYSEEPLATCRKIVNWKTCLKFPDEAKLSVEVKDLIRRLLCNVEQRLGTKGVHEIKAHPWFKGIEWERLYESNAPYIPKVKHELDTQNFEKFDEVPSTCQTSAKSGPWRKMISSKDVNFVGYTFKNLEIVDEHHIPGMAELKRKSKTPRKPSLKTLFETPYPPPEKQALQDLLDSPIYSDGGSTGSSGSPFSHPNQSHNVSRR, from the exons ATGGCGACGGAGTCTACAAGGAGCTGGTTCCAGATACGGCAGCAGAGACCAAGCCCTGCCAAAAAGGGACAAGAGGGAAATGTGAAGAATAGTGGCAGGCCCCCTATGAATGATGCACCTTCAAACGCTACAAAACAGAAAGTTGCTGCGGCAAAGCAGTATATTGAGAATCATTATAAAAATCAGAAGAAGAGTCTGCAGGAAAGAAAAGAGCG TCTGAGCATCTTGGAACAAAACCTAGCGGAGGCTGATGTTCCTGTTGAAGACAAGATGGATATTTTGAAGAACTTTGAGAAAAAGGAAATAGAGTATAGGCGTCTGCAAAGACATAAGATAGGGGTTGATGACTTTGACCTTCTCAGCATCATTGGCCGGGGTGCTTTCGGAGAG GTGAGGATTTGTAGAGAGAAATCTACGGGCAACGTATATGCAATGAAAAAGCTAAAGAAATCTGAGATGCTTCGAAGAGGCCAG GTGGAACATGTTAAAGCTGAAAGAAATGTGCTTGCAGAAGTCGATAGTCCTTTCATCGTCAAGCTTTGCTACTCCTTCCAAGATGACGAACATCTGTATCTTATTATGGAATACCTCCCTGGAGGTGATATGATGACACTGCTGATGCGAAAGGATATCTTAAGGGAAGATGAAACTCGGTTTTATGTTGCACAGACAATCCTGGCTATTGAGTCCATCCATAAGCATAATTATGTTCACAG GGATATAAAGCCTGATAATTTATTGATAACTCGTAATGGCCATATCAAGCTCTCGGACTTTGGATTGAGCAAGTCTTTGGAAAGCAAAAATTTCCCAGATTTTAAGGCGGAGCTTGTTGAGAGGAATACAAGGCCTGCAGCAGAAAATGATAGACTCTCCAAGCCTCCTTCTACACCTAAGCGAACTCAGCAAGAACAGCTTTTACATTGGCAACAAAACAGAAGGACCCTG GCTTTTTCTACAGTAGGCACTCCCGATTACATTGCCCCTGAGGTGCTGCTGAAGAAAGGATATGGAATGGAGTGTGATTG GTGGTCTCTTGGAGCAATCATGTTCGAGATGCTCGTGGGATTTCCTCCATTCTATTCCGAAGAGCCGTTGGCAACATGTAGAAAG ATTGTAAACTGGAAAACCTGCTTGAAATTCCCTGATGAAGCTAAGCTCTCTGTCGAGGTAAAAGATCTCATCCGAAGACTCCTCTGCAATGTCGAACAGAGGCTCGGAACCAAAGGAGTTCATGAAATCAAA GCTCACCCTTGGTTTAAAGGAATTGAATGGGAAAGATTATACGAGTCAAATGCCCCGTATATACCGAAAGTGAAACATGAACTTGATACCCAAAACTTTGAAAAGTTTGATGAG GTACCCTCTACTTGCCAAACCTCTGCAAAGTCTGGCCCTTGGagaaag atgatatcATCTAAAGATGTAAATTTCGTTGGTTATACATTCAAGAACCTTGAGATTGTTGATGAACACCATATCCCTGGCATGG CGGAACTGAAACGGAAGAGTAAGACACCAAGGAAACCATCTCTCAAGACACTGTttg AAACACCGTACCCTCCTCCTGAGAAACAAGCTTTACAGGATTTGCTAGATTCACCTATTTACTCTGATGGGGGATCTACAGGCTCATCTGGATCACCATTTTCACATCCCAATCAGTCTCACAATGTTTCCCGGAGATGA
- the LOC106367256 gene encoding coatomer subunit epsilon-1: MASMAAGPDHLFNLRNSFYLGAYQAAINNSEIPNLSQEDIVERDCLVHRSYIALGSYQLVINEIDEASATPLQAVKLLAMYLSTPENKESTIASLREWLADPTAGSNATVRLIAGTIFMHEEDYSEALKHTHSGGTMDLHALNVQIFIKMHRSDYAEKQLRVMQQFDEDHTLTQLASAWLNLAVGGSKIQEAYLIFQDFSEKYPMTSLILNSKAVCCMHMGNFEEAETLLLDALNKDAKDPETLANLVVCSIHVGKPSPRYLSQLKLSHPEHVLVKRAASAEDNFERALQSFA; the protein is encoded by the exons ATGGCATCCATGGCGGCAGGACCAGATCACCTCTTTAACCTGAGAAACAGTTTTTACCTAGGTGCATATCAAGCGGCGATCAACAACAGCGAGATCCCTAATCTTTCGCAAGAAGATATCGTCGAGCGTGATTGCCTTGTCCATCGCTCTTACATCGCTCTCGGTAGCTACCAG CTGGTCATCAATGAGATCGACGAAGCGTCGGCTACTCCTCTTCAGGCAGTGAAGCTCCTTGCTATGTACCTTTCGACCCCTGAAAACAAG GAATCAACCATTGCTAGCTTGAGGGAATGGCTGGCAGATCCAACTGCTGGGAGCAATGCTACCGTTAGGTTGATTGCTGGTACTATCTTCATGCATGAGGAAGACTATAGTGAGGCTCTCAAGCACACTCATTCTGGAGGAACCATGGACCT GCACGCTTTGAATGTCCAGATATTCATAAAGATGCACAGGTCAGATTATGCTGAGAAACAGCTGAGAGTGATGCAACAGTTTGATGAAGACCACACACTCACTCAACTCGCAAGCGCATGGTTGAACCTGGCAGTA GGGGGTTCCAAGATACAGGAAGCTTATCTAATCTTCCAGGATTTCTCTGAGAAGTACCCAATGACAAGCTTGATCTTGAACAGCAAGGCGGTTTGTTGCATGCATATGGGTAACTTTGAAGAAGCTGAGACTCTTCTGCTTGATGCACTCAACAAG GATGCGAAAGACCCAGAAACTCTTGCAAACTTAGTTGTGTGCAGTATTCATGTGGGGAAACCATCTCCACGCTACCTAAG CCAGCTGAAACTGTCACATCCAGAACATGTACTTGTGAAGCGAGCAGCTTCAGCTGAAGATAACTTCGAGAGAGCGCTTCAATCTTTCGCCTGA
- the LOC106367255 gene encoding UDP-arabinose 4-epimerase 1, producing MFNFTRARSQARQNRSLSLGGLDYADPKKKNNYFGKFLLTASLTALCIFMLKQSPTFNTPSVFSIHEPGVTHVLVTGGAGYIGSHAALRLLKESYRVTIVDNLSRGNLGAVKVLQELFPEPGRLQFIYADLGDAKAVNKIFSENAFDAVMHFAAVAYVGESTQFPLKYYHNITSNTLVVLETMAAHGVKTLIYSSTCATYGEPDTMPITEVTPQVPINPYGKAKKMAEDIILDFSKNSNMAVMILRYFNVIGSDPEGRLGEAPRPELREHGRISGACFDAARGIMPGLQIKGTDYKTSDGTCVRDYIDVTDLVDAHVKALQKAKPRKVGIYNVGTGKGSSVKEFVEACKKATGVEIKIDYLPRRPGDYAEVYSDPSKIRKELNWTAKHTNLKESLETAWRWQKLHRNGYGSTSSSVSVY from the exons ATGTTCAATTTTACTCGAGCAAGAAGCCAAGCGAGGCAaaacagatctctctctcttggaG GACTGGATTACGCAGACCCcaagaagaaaaacaattaCTTTGGAAAGTTTCTTTTGACCGCTTCTCTCACAGCCTTGTGCATTTTCATGCTTAAGCAATCTCCAACCTTCAATACTCCCAGTGTG TTTTCTATACATGAGCCAGGGGTTACTCATGTCCTAGTCACTGGTGGTGCTGGGTATATTGGTTCACATGCAGCTCTTAGGCttcttaaggaatcctaccgAGTCACCATTGTG GACAATCTATCACGTGGGAACCTCGGTGCAGTCAAGGTTTTGCAAGAACTGTTTCCGGAACCTGGAAGGCTTCAGTTTATTTATGCTGATCTTGGAGATGCAAAGGCTGTCAACAAGATATTCTCTGAGAACGCCTTTGACGCTGTCATGCATTTCGCTGCTGTTGCATACGTTGGGGAAAGCACACAGTTCCCTCTTAA GTATTATCACAATATTACATCGAACACTCTGGTGGTGTTAGAGACAATGGCTGCTCATGGAGTAAAGACTTTGATATATTCAAGCACCTGTGCAACGTATGGGGAGCCTGATACTATGCCAATTACAGAGGTGACTCCTCAGGTGCCAATTAATCCATATGGTAAGGCTAAGAAGATGGCAGAAGACATCATTTTGGATTTCTCGAAAAACTCAAACATGGCGGTTATGATCCTAAG atattTCAATGTGATTGGGTCTGATCCAGAGGGTAGATTGGGTGAAGCACCAAGGCCTGAGCTGCGAGAGCATGGAAGAATCTCCGGTGCTTGCTTTGATGCTGCACGTGGCATCATGCCTGGTCTCCAG atcaaaggaacagactACAAAACCTCCGATGGAACTTGTGTTCGGGATTACATTGATGTCACTGACTTGGTTGATGCTCATGTTAAAGCTCTCCAAAAAGCAAAACCCCGCAAAGTCGGAATTTACAATGTTGGTACCGGGAAAG GTAGCTCGGTGAAAGAGTTTGTTGAGGCGTGCAAGAAAGCCACTGGTGTCGAGATCAAGATCGATTACTTGCCTAGACGCCCAGGTGATTACGCTGAGGTTTATAGTGACCCTAGCAAGATCAGGAAAGAACTAAACTGGACAGCTAAGCACACTAATCTCAAAGAGAGTCTTGAGACTGCTTGGAGATGGCAGAAGCTGCACCGTAATGGCTATGGCTCAACCTCCTCATCTGTCTCGGTTTACTGA
- the LOC106367257 gene encoding pentatricopeptide repeat-containing protein At1g30610, chloroplastic, with translation MAVMISTNSFVVKASLFDESRNFRCNSRRRPVFRQVWFNSRRLVPLNTKKNVILCLNSNTKEVGLQTSGDGGFAFKPSFDQYLQIMESVKTARNKKKVDGLVIDKEGEDDGENGGDRRRLVLGRDVEDVKTKDEGFRRRYSRQELVSGEKRDDGRGFKRNEENGIHSGETSSVTAPEDESFRRRKYVKQDMVKYQRSPDASRGIERGSKADVVGERRFHRTDKDVKWSKSGGSSSVAAPEDESFNKRYVKQEMVRYQRSPDASKGIERGSKADTVGDRRFQGIAKDVKWSKSGESSVIVREDEGFRRQNPKQEMMRYQRDNGTSRGSERGSRGDGLDLLAEERRIERLANERHELRSSKLSRTRKVGAKKDDDDSLFDMESPAFRFSDESSDIVDKPATSRLEMEDRIEKLAKVLNGADINMPEWLFSKAIRSAKIRYTDYTIMRLIHFLGKLGNWRRVLQVIEWLQRQDRFKSNKLRIISTTALNVLGKSRRPVEALNVFHAMMLQISSYPDMVAYRSIAVTLGQAGHIKELFHVIDTMRSPPKKKFKPTTLAKWDPRLEPDVVVYNAVLNACVQRKQWEGAFWVLQQLKQRGQKPSPVTYGLVMEVMLACEKYNLVHEFFRKMQKSSIPNALAYRVLVNTLWKEGKTDEAIETVEDMEGRGIVGSAALYYDLARCLCSAGRCSEGLNMIKKICRVANKPLVVTYTGLIQACLDSGNVKNAAYIFDQMKEVCKPNLVTCNIMLKAYLQQDGLFEEGRELFQKMLEDGNNIESSSDFESRVLPDTYTFNTMLEACAEHKKWDDFGYAYREMLRHGYHFNAKRHLKMVLEASRAGQEEVMEATWEHLRRSNRIPPSPLIKERFCRKLEKGDHATAISSLAVLNGNIEETELRAWSSDAWSKVLYRFEKDSVLRLMDDVNRRVGLRSESSDSVLGNLLSSCKEFLKNRTQVL, from the exons ATGGCGGTGATGATATCGACGAATAGTTTCGTCGTCAAAGCCTCTTTATTCGATGAGAGTCGGAACTTTCGCTGCAATTCTCGCCGGAGACCGGTGTTTCGTCAAGTTTGGTTTAACAGCCGGCGACTCGTTCCTCTAAATACGAAGAAAAATGTAATCTTGTGTTTGAATTCGAACACGAAGGAGGTGGGTTTGCAAACTTCAGGTGATGGAGGGTTTGCGTTCAAACCCAGTTTCGATCAGTATCTGCAAATCATGGAATCGGTTAAAACAGCTCGGAACAAGAAGAAAGTCGACGGCTTGGTTATAGATAAAGAAGGTGAGGATGATGGTGAAAATGGTGGTGATAGAAGAAGATTAGTGTTGGGACGAGATGTTGAAGATGTGAAGACTAAAGATGAAGGTTTCAGGAGAAGATACTCGAGGCAGGAGTTGGTCAGCGGCGAGAAACGTGATGATGGGAGAGGTTTCAAGAGGAATGAAGAAAATGGGATTCATAGTGGTGAGACTTCTTCAGTGACTGCCCCAGAAGATGAGAGCTTTAGGAGAAGAAAGTACGTGAAGCAGGATATGGTTAAGTATCAGCGGTCCCCTGATGCATCTAGAGGGATTGAGAGAGGTTCTAAAGCTGATGTTGTTGGAGAAAGGCGGTTTCATAGAACAGACAAAGATGTCAAATGGAGTAAGAGTGGTGGATCTTCCTCAGTGGCTGCCCCGGAAGATGAGAGCTTCAACAAAAGGTACGTGAAGCAGGAGATGGTTAGGTACCAACGTTCCCCTGATGCATCCAAAGGGATTGAGAGAGGTTCCAAAGCCGATACTGTTGGAGATAGGCGGTTTCAGGGAATAGCCAAAGATGTGAAATGGAGTAAGAGTGGTGAATCGTCAGTGATTGTGCGAGAAGATGAGGGTTTCAGGAGACAGAATCCGAAGCAGGAGATGATGAGGTATCAGCGTGACAATGGTACATCAAGAGGAAGTGAGAGAGGTTCCAGGGGAGATGGATTGGATCTTCTCGCTGAGGAAAGGCGAATTGAGAGACTAGCCAACGAGAGGCATGAGTTAAGAAGTAGCAAGTTGAGTAGAACCAGGAAAGTAGGTGCTAAgaaggatgatgatgatagcTTGTTTGACATGGAAAGTCCTGCCTTTAGGTTTTCTGATGAGTCCAGTGACATAGTGGACAAGCCAGCAACTTCACGTCTCGAAATGGAAGACAGAATAGAGAAGCTAGCAAAAGT GTTGAATGGTGCAGACATCAATATGCCTGAGTGGCTCTTTTCCAAGGCGATCCGGAGTGCAAAGATCAGATATACGGATTACACTATAATGAGACTGATCCACTTTCTAGGGAAACTTGGAAACTGGAGACGAGTTCTTCAAGTCATTGAGTGGCTTCAAAGGCAAGACCGtttcaaatcaaacaagctaAG AATCATTTCCACAACTGCACTAAATGTGCTTGGTAAGTCAAGAAGGCCTGTGGAAGCTCTCAATGTATTCCATGCAATGATG TTACAAATATCATCATATCCGGATATGGTAGCGTACCGTTCAATTGCAGTAACACTTGGACAAGCTGGTCATATAAAGGAACTCTTTCATGTGATTGACACAATGCGATCTCCACCTAAAAAGAAGTTCAAGCCAACGACACTTGCAAAATGGGATCCCCGCCTTGAACCTGACGTTGTTGTCTACAATGCG GTGCTCAACGCATGTGTTCAACGGAAGCAGTGGGAAGGAGCATTCTGGGTCTTACAGCAGTTAAAGCAAAGAGGACAAAAACCTTCTCCTGTCACCTATGGCCTCGTCATGGAG GTGATGCTAGCATGTGAGAAATACAACTTAGTTCATGAATTCTTCAGGAAGATGCAGAAATCCTCTATCCCTAATGCTCTAGCATACAGAG TTCTTGTTAATACACTGTGGAAAGAAGGCAAAACCGATGAGGCCATAGAGACGGTTGAGGATATGGAAGGCCGTGGTATTGTTGGATCAGCTGCTCTTTACTACGACCTTGCTCGCTGTCTATGTAGCGCAGGAAGGTGCAGTGAAGGGCTTAACATG ATTAAGAAGATATGTAGAGTTGCAAATAAGCCTCTTGTGGTGACTTACACTGGCCTTATACAAGCATGCCTCGACTCCGGAAACGTGAAGAACGCAGCTTATATCTTTGATCAGATGAAGGAGGTCTGCAAACCGAACCTAGTGACGTGCAACATAATGCTAAAAGCTTATCTACAACAAGACGGGTTGTTTGAAGAAGGCAGGGAACTTTTCCAGAAGATGTTGGAAGATGGAAATAATATAGAAAGCAGCTCAGATTTCGAATCGAGAGTGTTGCCAGACACGTATACTTTCAACACAATGCTAGAAGCTTGCGCTGAACATAAAAAGTGGGATGATTTTGGTTATGCGTATAGGGAGATGTTGCGTCACGGATACCATTTCAATGCCAAACGTCATCTCAAAATGGTTCTTGAAGCTAGCAGAGCAGGACAGGAAGAAGTGATGGAAGCGACATGGGAACATCTGAGACGGAGTAATAGGATTCCGCCTTCGCCTCtaatcaaagagagattctgCAGGAAGCTCGAGAAAGGCGATCATGCAACGGCCATATCCTCTCTTGCTGTTCTTAATGGTAACATCGAGGAGACCGAGCTACGTGCATGGTCCTCGGACGCATGGTCCAAGGTCTTGTACCGGTTTGAGAAAGATTCAGTTTTGAGGTTAATGGACGATGTGAACAGACGCGTGGGTTTGAGAAGTGAGTCTTCGGATTCGGTTTTGGGGAATCTTTTGAGTTCTTGTAAAGAGTTTCTGAAGAACAGAACACAAGTGTTGTAA